In Streptomyces sp. NBC_01426, one genomic interval encodes:
- a CDS encoding DUF4213 domain-containing protein — translation MSESPDPRPPSARPAPTVPYASYLRVYEPLAAFPEPERTHWADYARRADTPTAQDELRRSLADLVRVPLVAVPRHESADAFTTEWDGTLLVCPWRTRLRGWLALEELVEWFPGPVLDAALPPAARRRATEEYEAWRERNPDGRPWIRTGVWQVPLRWFVLVSDEEREYLPGERLRYRTPMVQARRRLARGLRTLREAEGYGMLTEGLVEVGSWLEEFHPRSMVELDYGGLAHTLPEAGLAEDRSARDLARGIAELRAGDREGAARTYGELAERWGAVRERLFAN, via the coding sequence GTGAGCGAATCCCCCGACCCCCGGCCGCCCTCCGCGCGCCCCGCACCGACCGTTCCCTACGCCTCCTACCTGCGCGTCTACGAGCCACTGGCGGCCTTCCCCGAACCGGAGCGCACGCACTGGGCCGACTACGCCCGGCGGGCCGACACCCCGACCGCCCAGGACGAACTGCGCCGGTCGCTGGCGGACTTGGTGCGGGTGCCCCTGGTCGCGGTCCCCCGGCACGAGAGCGCCGACGCCTTCACCACCGAGTGGGACGGGACGCTGCTGGTCTGCCCGTGGCGGACCAGGCTGCGCGGCTGGCTGGCGCTGGAGGAACTCGTGGAGTGGTTCCCGGGCCCGGTGCTGGACGCGGCGCTGCCCCCGGCCGCCCGCCGTCGGGCGACCGAGGAGTACGAGGCGTGGCGCGAGCGGAACCCGGACGGCCGCCCGTGGATCCGGACCGGGGTCTGGCAGGTCCCGCTGCGGTGGTTCGTGCTGGTGTCCGACGAGGAACGGGAGTACCTCCCGGGCGAGCGGCTGCGCTACCGCACCCCGATGGTGCAGGCCCGGCGCCGGCTCGCCCGGGGGCTGCGGACCCTGCGCGAGGCGGAGGGGTACGGCATGCTCACGGAGGGCCTGGTGGAGGTCGGCAGCTGGCTGGAGGAGTTCCACCCGCGCTCGATGGTCGAGCTGGACTACGGCGGACTGGCGCACACCCTGCCGGAGGCCGGGCTGGCCGAGGACCGCTCGGCGCGGGATCTGGCGCGGGGGATCGCGGAGCTGCGGGCCGGGGACCGGGAGGGCGCGGCCCGGACGTACGGGGAGCTCGCGGAGCGCTGGGGGGCGGTCCGGGAGAGACTGTTCGCAAATTAG
- a CDS encoding Leu/Phe/Val dehydrogenase: protein MTEMTDGVLHTLFRTEQGGHEQVVLCQDRATGLKAVIAIHSTALGPALGGTRFHAYASDGEAVLDALNLARGMSYKNALAGLDHGGGKAVIIGDPDILKSEELLLAYGRFVESLGGRYVTACDVGTYVADMDVVARETRWATGRSPENGGAGDSSVLTSYGVFQGMRASAQHLWGDPTLRGRKVAVAGVGKVGRHLVEHLLEDGAEVVITDVRRESVQEILDRHPGRVTAAFDTDSLIRTEGLDIYAPCALGGALNDASVPVLTAKVVCGAANNQLAHPGVEKDLADRGILYAPDYVVNAGGVIQVADELHGFDFDRCKAKASKIFDTTLAIFTRAKEDGIPPAAAADRIAEQRMADARGVVAV from the coding sequence GTGACCGAAATGACCGACGGCGTCCTGCACACCCTGTTCCGCACGGAACAGGGCGGCCACGAGCAAGTCGTGCTGTGCCAGGACCGAGCCACCGGCCTCAAGGCTGTCATCGCCATCCACTCCACCGCCCTGGGCCCGGCCCTCGGTGGTACCCGCTTCCACGCCTACGCCTCGGACGGGGAGGCCGTCCTCGACGCGCTGAACCTCGCGCGCGGCATGTCGTACAAGAACGCCCTCGCCGGCCTCGACCACGGCGGCGGCAAGGCCGTGATCATCGGCGACCCGGACATCCTCAAGAGCGAGGAACTGCTGCTGGCCTACGGCCGGTTCGTGGAGTCCCTCGGCGGCCGCTACGTGACGGCCTGCGACGTCGGCACGTACGTCGCGGACATGGACGTGGTGGCCCGCGAGACCCGCTGGGCGACCGGCCGCTCCCCCGAGAACGGCGGCGCCGGCGACTCCTCGGTCCTCACCTCGTACGGCGTCTTCCAGGGCATGCGCGCGAGCGCCCAGCACCTGTGGGGCGACCCGACCCTGCGCGGCCGCAAGGTCGCCGTCGCGGGCGTCGGCAAGGTCGGCCGGCACCTGGTGGAGCACCTGCTGGAGGACGGCGCGGAGGTCGTCATCACCGACGTCCGACGCGAGTCGGTGCAGGAGATCCTCGACCGGCACCCGGGTCGGGTGACCGCCGCCTTCGACACGGACTCGCTGATCCGCACCGAGGGCCTGGACATCTACGCCCCGTGCGCGCTGGGCGGTGCGCTCAACGACGCCTCGGTGCCGGTGCTGACCGCCAAGGTCGTCTGTGGCGCGGCGAACAACCAGCTCGCCCACCCGGGTGTGGAGAAGGACCTCGCGGACCGCGGGATCCTCTACGCCCCCGACTACGTGGTCAACGCGGGCGGGGTCATCCAGGTCGCCGACGAGCTCCACGGCTTCGACTTCGACCGGTGCAAGGCCAAGGCGTCGAAGATCTTCGACACCACGCTGGCCATATTCACACGTGCGAAGGAAGACGGGATCCCGCCGGCCGCCGCGGCCGACCGGATCGCCGAGCAGCGGATGGCCGACGCGCGCGGCGTCGTCGCGGTCTGA
- the bldC gene encoding developmental transcriptional regulator BldC, with translation MTARTPDAEPLLTPAEVATMFRVDPKTVTRWAKAGKLTSIRTLGGHRRYREAEVRALLAGIPQQRSEA, from the coding sequence ATGACCGCTCGCACCCCTGATGCCGAGCCGCTGCTGACCCCGGCTGAGGTTGCCACGATGTTCCGCGTGGACCCGAAGACGGTCACCCGCTGGGCCAAGGCTGGCAAGCTCACGTCCATCCGCACCCTGGGTGGACACCGCCGTTACCGCGAGGCTGAGGTTCGCGCACTGCTCGCGGGAATTCCGCAGCAGCGCAGCGAGGCCTGA